A window of Acinonyx jubatus isolate Ajub_Pintada_27869175 chromosome E4, VMU_Ajub_asm_v1.0, whole genome shotgun sequence contains these coding sequences:
- the NAXE gene encoding NAD(P)H-hydrate epimerase, with amino-acid sequence MRALRALLGFGLLAAGSHVQRVWAPAGVCRARPAWWGTRRPQSGGRGDPALMASPAVKYLSQEEAQAVDEELFNEYQFSVDQLMELAGLSCATAIAKAYPPKSMSRSPPTVLVICGPGNNGGDGLVCARHLKLFGYQPTIYYPKRPNKPLFGALVTQCQKMDIPFLGEMPPEPMLIDELYELVVDAIFGFSFKGDVREPFRSILSVLSGLTVPIASIDIPSGWDVEKGNSGGIQPDLLISLTAPKKSASHFTGRYHYLGGRFVPPALEKKYQLNLPPYPDTECVYRLQ; translated from the exons ATGAGGGCCCTGCGGGCGCTGCTGGGGTTCGGTCTGCTGGCCGCCGGTTCGCACGTGCAGCGCGTCTGGGCCCCGGCCGGGGTCTGCCGCGCGAGGCCAGCCTGGTGGGGGACGCGGCGGCCGCAGTCGGGCGGCCGCGGGGACCCGGCGCTCATGGCGAGCCCGGCGGTGAAGTACTTGAG CCAGGAGGAGGCCCAAGCCGTGGACGAGGAGCTGTTCAACGAGTACCAGTTCAGCGTGGACCAGCTGATGGAGCTGGCGGGGCTGAGCTGCGCCACAGCCATAGCCAAG GCCTATCCCCCCAAGTCTATGTCCCGGAGCCCCCCCACGGTCCTGGTCATCTGCGGGCCCGGGAATAACGGAGGAGACGGCCTGGTCTGTGCCCGGCACCTCAAGCTGTTT GGCTACCAGCCAACCATCTATTACCCCAAAAGGCCTAACAAGCCACTCTTCGGTGCACTGGTGACCCAGTGCCAGAAAATGGACATCCCCTTCCTTGGTGAAATGCCCCCGGAG CCCATGCTGATCGACGAACTGTACGAGCTGGTAGTGGATGCCATCTTTGGCTTCAGCTTCAAAGGGGATGTCCGGGAGCCATTCCGGAGCATCCTGAGCGTCCTGAGCGGGCTCACCGTGCCCATTGCGAGTATCGACATTCCCTCAG GATGGGATGTGGAGAAGGGAAATTCTGGAGGGATCCAGCCAGACTTGCTCATCTCCCTGACTGCACCCAAAAAGTCTGCGAGCCACTTCACTGGTCGCTATCACTACCTGGGAGGTCGTTTCGTGCCTCCTGCTCTGGAAAAGAAGTACCAGCTGAACTTGCCGCCCTACCCTGACACGGAGTGTGTCTACCGTCTGCAGTGA